The proteins below come from a single Planctomycetaceae bacterium genomic window:
- a CDS encoding MoxR family ATPase has translation MPESESLDAELQRFRTDFNRLKDEIGRVIVGQQDIVEGTLAALIGGGHVLLEGVPGLGKTMLVKTLADALHLHFSRVQFTPDLMPADLVGTNIVLEAVDGGRRFEFQKGPIFANIVLTDEINRATPKTQSALLEAMAERCVTLNGQTYELPKPFLVMATQNPLEMEGTYPLPEAQLDRFFIKLMVRYPTPQDLVTILDRTTAVEEPKAEAVICGERILQMRRLARQIPIADDVRQFAIDLVLATHPDQPLATDMVRRYVRYGSSPRGAQALILYAKILAILDSRYHVAKDDLKTAAHPVLRHRMILNFEGQAESVSSDDVVNQLVEIK, from the coding sequence ATGCCTGAATCTGAATCACTGGACGCCGAACTGCAACGTTTTCGCACCGACTTCAACCGGCTGAAAGATGAAATCGGGCGAGTCATCGTCGGGCAACAGGACATTGTCGAAGGCACTCTGGCCGCGCTGATCGGCGGCGGCCATGTTCTGCTGGAAGGTGTGCCGGGGCTGGGAAAGACGATGCTGGTCAAGACACTGGCCGACGCGCTGCACCTGCATTTTTCGCGAGTTCAGTTTACGCCGGACCTGATGCCCGCAGACCTGGTCGGCACCAACATTGTTCTGGAAGCGGTCGACGGCGGCCGGCGATTTGAATTCCAGAAGGGCCCCATCTTCGCCAACATCGTCCTGACCGACGAAATCAATCGCGCGACTCCCAAGACGCAGTCGGCGCTGCTGGAAGCAATGGCCGAACGGTGTGTGACGCTCAACGGTCAGACCTACGAACTTCCGAAGCCGTTTCTGGTGATGGCAACTCAGAACCCGCTGGAAATGGAAGGCACTTATCCGCTTCCGGAAGCTCAGCTTGACCGTTTCTTCATTAAGCTGATGGTGCGATATCCGACGCCGCAGGATCTGGTCACGATCCTGGACCGCACAACCGCCGTTGAGGAACCGAAAGCGGAAGCCGTGATCTGCGGCGAACGAATTCTGCAAATGCGGCGGCTGGCCCGGCAGATTCCGATTGCCGATGACGTGCGCCAATTTGCGATCGACCTGGTCCTGGCGACTCACCCCGACCAGCCACTCGCCACCGACATGGTTCGCCGATACGTGCGGTACGGTTCCAGCCCGCGAGGCGCCCAGGCGCTGATTCTGTACGCAAAGATCCTGGCAATTCTGGACAGTCGCTATCATGTCGCCAAAGATGACCTGAAGACGGCCGCTCACCCTGTCCTGCGGCATCGCATGATTCTGAACTTCGAAGGCCAGGCAGAAAGTGTATCGTCGGACGACGTCGTGAATCAGTTGGTGGAAATCAAATAG
- a CDS encoding transposase — protein sequence MVPFGVLELASGLLTLIFGTRECSDFWGDGLTLWWEGVRSRCRGIRRLVIYLDNGPKNSGVTRKFLRRMVQFADFSGLEVRLIYYPPYHSKYNPIERCWSSLQRKWNGVLLTCWHVVRACALRMTWCGQHPSVHKIDDPYHNDAPVTNAEMKQINARLERSTTLSKYDVTIKPLKPRGR from the coding sequence CTGGTTCCGTTCGGTGTGCTGGAACTGGCCAGTGGTTTGCTCACATTGATCTTCGGGACGCGTGAATGCAGCGACTTTTGGGGCGACGGCCTGACGCTGTGGTGGGAAGGAGTTCGCAGTCGCTGCCGGGGTATTCGGCGTCTGGTGATCTATCTCGACAACGGACCGAAGAATTCGGGAGTCACGCGAAAGTTTCTTCGCCGGATGGTTCAGTTCGCCGACTTCTCGGGCCTGGAGGTTCGACTGATTTATTACCCGCCGTATCACAGCAAATATAATCCGATCGAACGCTGCTGGTCGTCGCTGCAGCGGAAATGGAACGGTGTGCTATTGACCTGCTGGCACGTCGTCCGCGCGTGTGCCCTGAGAATGACCTGGTGTGGTCAACATCCGAGCGTTCACAAGATCGACGACCCGTATCACAATGACGCTCCGGTCACCAACGCCGAAATGAAACAAATCAACGCCCGACTCGAACGATCAACAACTCTCAGCAAATACGACGTCACCATCAAGCCACTCAAACCCCGCGGCAGGTAA
- a CDS encoding glycosyltransferase family 2 protein has product MPAVSVVVPAYNEARSITGVVAEIRRHLEAAGIEHEVIVVVDGATDDTAKFARKTADQVVEHPQNFGYGRSLKSGITAARYDLIAITDADQTYPVDRIPEMISLAERFDMVVGARQGRFYQGSTFKRWGRNVFRWLSEFSAGQNIPDINSGLRVFRRSQIVRFFPIISAGFSFTTTSTLAYLHNDLSVHYIAIKYGQREGRSKVRHVRDSLRALQIIVEAILRCNPVKMFLLLATPSLCWPCGADLPPFCGKVPSGFCVPLSPLPPLPWFWDWGSWRLPSCLSDQSLTTCRDRGRGSDTNNSTKAGDRPPDSPRGDGTVIRDGDTPDAV; this is encoded by the coding sequence ATGCCAGCGGTGTCCGTCGTTGTTCCGGCTTACAACGAAGCCAGGTCCATCACCGGTGTCGTCGCCGAAATTCGTCGGCATCTGGAAGCGGCCGGGATTGAACACGAAGTCATCGTCGTCGTCGACGGCGCCACCGACGACACCGCAAAGTTCGCTCGCAAAACGGCCGATCAGGTCGTCGAACATCCTCAGAACTTCGGCTACGGTCGCAGCCTGAAAAGCGGGATCACCGCCGCTCGGTACGACTTGATCGCCATCACGGACGCGGATCAGACGTATCCCGTGGATCGGATCCCGGAAATGATTTCGCTGGCCGAACGATTCGACATGGTCGTCGGCGCGCGTCAGGGCCGGTTTTACCAGGGCAGCACGTTCAAACGCTGGGGACGAAATGTGTTTCGGTGGCTCAGCGAATTCTCCGCCGGCCAGAACATTCCCGATATCAACTCCGGGCTGCGAGTCTTCCGGCGCAGTCAGATCGTCAGGTTCTTTCCGATCATCAGCGCGGGATTTTCCTTCACCACGACTTCGACGCTGGCGTATCTGCACAACGATCTCAGCGTGCACTACATCGCGATCAAATACGGTCAGCGGGAAGGGCGGTCGAAAGTCCGTCACGTGAGGGATTCACTGCGAGCTCTGCAGATCATTGTCGAAGCAATCCTGCGCTGTAATCCCGTCAAAATGTTTCTGCTGCTGGCCACCCCTTCGCTGTGCTGGCCCTGTGGTGCGGACTTGCCGCCGTTCTGTGGAAAAGTGCCGTCTGGTTTCTGTGTGCCGTTGTCGCCGCTTCCGCCGCTGCCCTGGTTCTGGGACTGGGGTTCCTGGCGGTTGCCGTCATGCCTCAGCGACCAGTCTTTGACGACGTGCCGGGATCGCGGTCGCGGCTCAGATACGAACAACAGCACGAAAGCCGGCGATCGGCCGCCCGACAGTCCGCGCGGTGACGGCACAGTGATCCGCGACGGAGATACGCCGGATGCAGTCTGA
- a CDS encoding DUF1552 domain-containing protein, with protein sequence MFPTRLPRRTVLRGFGAGLSLPLLDIMLPGAAAAGASAAPTAPVRMACLFFANGAIMQKWKPSGSGRNFQFNDTMQPVAPMKDDLLIMSGLTQHHARANGDGGGDHARNASAFLTGAQPRKTSGADIFVGVSVDQAAAQKVGHLTRLPSLELGIERGRNAGSCDSGYSCAYSANISWKAPNTPTAKEINPRLAFERIFGNPGDTATQERRNRYRKSILDFVADDASRLRNTLGGSDRHKLDEYFTSVRDVEQRIDRAGHMAPSYVPEMQLPDGVPADLKEHIRLMYDILLLAFQTDATRISTFMLADAGSNRTYPEVDVKDGHHELSHHQDDPEKMTRIARIDKYLVEQFAWFLQRMKSVKEGENTLLDNSMILYGSGISDGNRHNHDDLPIILAGRGGGTVDTGRFLEFPNETPLNNLFLSMTDRLHAGIKELGDSTGSLNIG encoded by the coding sequence ATGTTCCCGACTCGCCTGCCTCGCCGGACTGTTCTTCGCGGTTTCGGAGCCGGTCTGTCACTGCCCCTGCTGGACATCATGCTGCCCGGGGCGGCGGCCGCCGGAGCCTCCGCAGCGCCGACGGCACCGGTGCGCATGGCCTGCCTGTTCTTCGCGAACGGAGCCATTATGCAGAAGTGGAAACCGTCCGGCAGCGGTCGAAACTTCCAGTTCAACGACACAATGCAGCCGGTCGCCCCAATGAAGGATGATCTGCTGATTATGAGCGGCCTGACTCAGCACCACGCGCGGGCCAACGGAGACGGCGGCGGCGACCATGCTCGAAATGCCAGCGCCTTTCTGACCGGAGCTCAGCCGCGCAAGACTTCCGGCGCTGACATCTTTGTGGGAGTTTCTGTCGACCAGGCCGCCGCGCAGAAAGTCGGGCATCTGACTCGGCTGCCGTCGCTGGAACTGGGGATTGAACGAGGCCGCAACGCGGGAAGCTGCGATTCGGGATACAGCTGTGCCTATTCAGCCAACATCAGCTGGAAGGCACCCAACACGCCGACCGCCAAGGAAATCAATCCCCGGCTGGCCTTTGAACGCATCTTCGGAAACCCGGGCGACACGGCGACCCAGGAACGCCGCAATCGTTATCGAAAGAGCATTCTGGACTTTGTCGCCGATGACGCGAGTCGGCTGAGAAACACACTGGGAGGCAGCGATCGCCACAAGCTGGATGAGTACTTCACCAGCGTCCGGGACGTCGAACAGCGTATCGATCGCGCCGGTCACATGGCTCCGTCATACGTTCCCGAAATGCAGCTTCCCGACGGAGTCCCCGCCGATCTGAAGGAACACATCCGGCTGATGTACGACATTCTGCTGCTGGCGTTTCAGACCGATGCGACTCGCATCAGCACATTCATGCTGGCCGACGCGGGCAGTAATCGCACGTATCCGGAAGTCGACGTCAAGGATGGTCATCACGAACTGTCGCATCACCAGGATGATCCGGAGAAAATGACCCGGATCGCACGCATCGACAAATACCTGGTGGAACAGTTTGCCTGGTTTCTGCAGCGCATGAAGTCGGTTAAGGAAGGCGAAAACACACTGCTGGACAACAGCATGATCCTGTACGGCAGCGGGATTTCCGACGGCAACCGTCACAATCACGACGACCTGCCGATCATCCTTGCCGGTCGCGGCGGCGGGACCGTTGACACCGGACGTTTCCTGGAATTCCCGAACGAAACGCCGTTGAACAACCTGTTCCTGTCAATGACCGACCGGCTTCATGCGGGCATCAAAGAACTTGGGGACAGCACCGGCTCACTGAACATCGGATGA